In Terriglobales bacterium, a single genomic region encodes these proteins:
- a CDS encoding FtsX-like permease family protein has translation MTLSRFATKNAFRNRRRSLITSISIAFSLLLLTLLMSVYRGFYIDQGPPESALRLVTRHKVSLVFWLPSYYREKMRTIPGVVHISPWNWFGGIYKDDKPENTFAQFGVDPNEIFDVMKDSRVPPDQLEAFKHDRAGAAVNSALAKKHGWNLGDKVIVKGTIYPVNLEMNIRAIYDTDNAFDTMLYNIEYIEQALPRVKGRTGTFYTLVDSPEHTVSVAKAVDEMFANSPQPTKTETEKAFGLSFVAQLGNVKLFILSICGAVVFAILLVSANTMAMSIRERTREVAVLKTLGFTRGTILSIYVGEAVTISLLGGLLGATGATLLLIAASKAPNGTFFTGFKVNAPTYLAALAVAALVGFLSAVFPSYQASRRNIVDGLRHIG, from the coding sequence ATGACGCTGAGCCGATTTGCCACAAAAAACGCCTTTCGCAATCGTCGTCGCAGCTTAATCACGTCGATTAGCATCGCTTTCTCGCTGCTTCTCCTGACGCTGCTTATGAGCGTCTATCGTGGCTTCTATATCGATCAGGGACCCCCCGAGTCAGCCTTGCGGCTGGTTACACGCCATAAAGTCTCTCTCGTCTTCTGGCTTCCGTCGTATTACCGCGAGAAGATGCGAACTATTCCTGGGGTGGTGCACATAAGCCCATGGAACTGGTTTGGTGGAATTTACAAGGACGACAAACCCGAGAACACATTCGCCCAATTCGGCGTCGATCCGAACGAAATATTCGACGTAATGAAAGACAGCCGTGTGCCGCCCGACCAGCTCGAAGCTTTCAAGCACGATCGCGCTGGGGCAGCGGTGAATAGTGCGTTGGCGAAGAAGCACGGATGGAACCTCGGCGACAAAGTGATCGTCAAGGGGACGATTTATCCCGTCAACCTTGAAATGAACATCCGAGCCATCTACGACACAGATAACGCCTTCGACACGATGCTGTACAACATTGAGTACATTGAACAAGCCCTTCCCCGGGTCAAAGGACGTACCGGTACCTTCTACACGCTCGTTGATTCGCCTGAGCACACGGTAAGCGTCGCCAAAGCTGTCGACGAGATGTTCGCGAACTCGCCGCAACCGACGAAGACGGAAACGGAGAAGGCTTTCGGGCTTAGCTTTGTAGCCCAACTTGGGAATGTGAAGCTCTTTATCCTGAGCATCTGCGGCGCGGTAGTATTCGCGATCCTGCTGGTTTCAGCGAATACCATGGCCATGAGCATTCGCGAGCGTACGCGCGAAGTGGCAGTCCTGAAGACATTGGGATTCACACGCGGGACGATTCTCTCAATTTACGTTGGTGAGGCGGTGACGATCTCACTCCTTGGCGGTCTGCTTGGCGCGACTGGGGCCACCTTGTTACTGATTGCAGCTTCGAAAGCGCCAAACGGAACCTTCTTCACTGGATTCAAAGTGAATGCTCCCACATACCTGGCGGCGTTGGCAGTGGCGGCGCTCGTGGGCTTTCTAAGTGCGGTCTTTCCGTCGTACCAGGCCTCGCGGCGGAACATTGTTGATGGCCTGCGGCACATCGGATAA
- a CDS encoding PilZ domain-containing protein: MAHFPKLHSSIRSPRTSFRRPEPANFRVENQLQKGSLLRLSMTGGCALLDKKVRRGTLGEIEISTSLGKIRGLIEFLDERGKGAHSELGFRFIGLEDTDHERLGRALQRVG; this comes from the coding sequence ATGGCCCATTTCCCCAAGCTTCACTCCTCGATTCGTTCCCCCAGGACATCATTCCGTAGACCCGAACCAGCCAATTTCCGAGTGGAAAATCAGCTACAAAAAGGCAGTTTATTGCGCCTGTCTATGACGGGCGGCTGCGCACTCCTCGATAAGAAGGTTCGGCGCGGCACGCTCGGAGAAATCGAGATTTCAACGTCACTCGGCAAAATTCGTGGACTGATTGAATTCTTGGATGAGCGTGGAAAAGGCGCCCATTCTGAGCTGGGCTTCCGCTTCATTGGCCTGGAAGACACCGATCATGAGCGACTCGGCAGAGCGCTGCAGAGAGTCGGATAA
- a CDS encoding DUF4097 family beta strand repeat-containing protein, with protein MTTRLTRYMGIAALAMALGVAGWAQDQGTDNGREFHWTGKLSPDQVVVIKDINGDIDATGSSNSDQVEVSAIKSGEGAQDIKIQVVKLNDGVMICALYPGFFSSDNCESNSHFGNSHNNAKVDFTIRMPQNLRFVGKNVNGGVRAMSMGRYVEADSVNGSIRISTQSWASAKSVNGSIQARIGRADWSGDLEFKTVNGGIKLELPTNLSTELDFRSVNGHLESDFPLTMQGSSGKHSVHGTIGSGGRSLDLKTVNGSGELRKEAI; from the coding sequence ATGACAACACGTTTGACTCGCTACATGGGAATTGCCGCCTTGGCGATGGCGCTGGGAGTGGCCGGATGGGCACAAGATCAAGGCACAGACAATGGCCGCGAGTTTCACTGGACGGGCAAGCTATCACCGGATCAGGTGGTCGTGATCAAAGACATCAATGGGGATATCGACGCGACTGGTTCCTCGAATAGCGATCAGGTGGAAGTGAGCGCAATTAAGAGCGGCGAGGGCGCACAGGATATCAAGATCCAGGTCGTGAAGCTCAACGATGGAGTGATGATCTGCGCGTTGTACCCGGGCTTTTTCAGCTCCGACAATTGCGAGTCCAATTCGCATTTCGGCAACAGTCACAATAACGCCAAGGTCGACTTTACGATTCGCATGCCCCAGAACCTGCGTTTCGTCGGCAAGAACGTGAACGGCGGGGTCCGCGCTATGTCGATGGGCCGCTACGTTGAAGCCGACAGTGTGAACGGTAGCATTCGTATCTCCACGCAAAGCTGGGCCTCTGCCAAAAGTGTGAACGGATCGATTCAGGCGAGGATTGGGCGGGCGGACTGGTCCGGAGACCTCGAGTTCAAGACTGTCAACGGCGGCATCAAACTGGAGCTGCCCACAAACCTGAGCACGGAACTAGATTTCAGGAGTGTCAACGGACATCTCGAATCCGACTTCCCGCTAACCATGCAAGGCAGCAGCGGAAAACATTCCGTCCACGGCACGATTGGCAGCGGCGGGCGTTCACTAGATCTCAAGACAGTCAACGGCAGCGGAGAGCTTCGCAAAGAAGCGATTTGA